ATTTTGAAAGAAGTAGCCTGAAAGGCTTTTTAATGATGATGGACGATGTCCATAGTCAACTCACAAAACTAATCAAAGGAGCTACACCACCAAGATTAATTCCTAGAGACATCAGTCCGACGGAATTTGAACTTACTTATATATCGAAGCGTGGTCTTTTCGATTACTTTCTAGGTCTTTTAGAAGGTAGTTCTAAATTTTTTAATGAAAAAATGGAGTTCTCTGTTGTAGAGACCGGTGTTCATGACGATGGTCGCAAAAAATTGATTGTACATATTAAGGTTGAAAAGCCCGAAGGAAAAATATTAAACAAAACTGCCACTAAACTATTAGGGCTTGGTTTTATTCGAAGTCTTCCTGTAAAGATTAGTCTTTTTCCAAGTATCATTACACTCCTGTCCTTAAGCTTTTTTACAACGAACCATTTAACTTCAAATATAATGATTTCATTGGCTACATTTCTATCCACATTCTTTGCTGCTTCCCTGATTACAAAGCCAATTAATATTGCGACAACTGAGATTACGAAGCTGAAAGAGTATAATTTTTCTGATAGAACGGAATTAAAAACAAATGATACCATTGAAACATTGGTCAATGAATTTAACGAAGCGAAGGAAATATTAAAAAAAGATTTTCTTTTTCTTAGAGGCGGTACCGATGACCTTACAAAATTTGTAGAGCAGTTCACCGAAATTTCTCAAACCATGGGTGTATTCTCATCCTCCATTTCCTCTGTGGTTACTGAAGTTGCCTTAAGTGCAAGCCATCAAGCAGAAGAAACAGGAGAAGCCGTATACAAGCTGGATGAATACGTTGCTCGATTATCGAAAATAGTGGATGAAGAAACAGAAAGTAAAAATCAATTAGAAGAAGCTGGCAGAGGATTACAAAAATCCTTCCATGAAATAAAGCAAACAACGGAATTAATTAATGATGTGAAAACCAAATTTTCAGAAGTCAATAACCATGGCATGGATTTATCTGTGCAAGCAAACAAGATTATGGATATCAGCTCTACTGTAGAATCCATCGCAGACCAAACAAATCTATTGGCCTTGAATGCTGCCATAGAGGCTGCCCGTGCAGGGGAAGCTGGTAGAGGCTTCACTGTTGTTGCTGAAGAGATCAGAAAGCTGGCAGAACATTCAAAGAGCGCCGTTGGAGAAATCAACAATAATCTGATGCACTTTATACAGCAGATTGGAAATCTGGTACATAAAATTCAGTCGCAATACGATCAATTAGAAATGAGTACGGAAAAATTAGATCAGGTGACAATCAATAATCAAAATTCTACGGATAAGGTTCTGGATACCTCCAATGTTATCGTAAAACTGATTGATGCGCTGTCCTCTGAAACGGATAATTTAAATAGTGTCATTGAAAACATTCACTCCTTAGCCTCTATTGCAGAAGAAAACTCTGCTGCATCTCAGGAAATGAGCGCCAATGTAACCCAGTACGCAGAAAAAGTAACGGATTTATCCAGCAGCATCGCTTTATTCGAAACATTGATTACAAACTTTAAAAATCAGCTTAAAAAATATAAAATTTAAAAAATGAACTGCTGAGAAGAATTGCTCCATCTCAAATTTAAATCTACAATATACAAAGCTCCATGTACAGTGAGAAGAATTTATCTTCTCTGTACATGGAGCTTTTATTAACAGGATATTTTATCCTAAAAGTTCCTCAATTTTATCTCGATCGAAACCAACAACAACTTCCTCGTCAATCTGAATTACAGGAACTGCCATGATTCCTTTCTTCATCAGTTCTTTTCTAGCTGCTGCATCTGTTTGTATATTTTTTTCTGTGAATTCAACATTGTTCTCTGAAAGAAACTCTTTCACTGTGAAACAATGAGGTCATGTGTTACTTGTATACACGATTACTTCTTTTGCCATTTAAATTCCTCCTAATTTTTATTGAAGGCACTTTGATTTTGTGGGTGCCAACGAACAGATTTTATTCTATCACATATTTCATTTATATCCAAAACTTTCTTGAATAATCACTCATCATCAATCTATCTACAACTGGCGAAGTATGTTTTGATCGCTTGTCTAATTTCAGATTTTTTATAAATGGGATCTTTATATATCTTCATATTATAATATTGAATAAGCTCTGCAATAGCATTCACATTATATTGATTGATTTCATCAATTCCATTAAAAAATTGATGCTCCTGATCTAAATTTTCAATAAAATTATGGATATCTTCCCGCTTCAATATAGTAATCTCCTTCCTCAATACACATGTTCTCATTTTTTTAACATAGAACTTTCTCTCTCTTTATCTTTCCTAGTTTTTCATGTATTATACAATTAAATAAGTAGCACAATAAAACATATTATGCTAAAATAAAGTATAGGTTCTAACCTTTATTATGTGATAAAAATCACGGTAAAAAAGTGATTTAAAGCATATTCTTTGTGAGAATTTATTGGTATAATGAATATAGATAATTTCTTACAAATTCAATCACAAACTAAAATAGGAGGTTTTTCATATGACAATTACAAGAGACATGTTAATTGGTGATTTATTAAGAATGAAGCCAGAAGCTGCATCTATCCTAATGGGATTCGGAATGGGTTGCCTAGGTTGTCCATCTTCTCAAATGGAATCTTTA
Above is a genomic segment from Alkaliphilus oremlandii OhILAs containing:
- a CDS encoding heme NO-binding domain-containing protein — translated: MKGTIVSTWLNSLRNIFDSNTVSTALKRASWDEHRIITPLEDIPDEEIFKVFEEISKLTNVPTNEIWRKVGRQNIISFNKWFPSYFERSSLKGFLMMMDDVHSQLTKLIKGATPPRLIPRDISPTEFELTYISKRGLFDYFLGLLEGSSKFFNEKMEFSVVETGVHDDGRKKLIVHIKVEKPEGKILNKTATKLLGLGFIRSLPVKISLFPSIITLLSLSFFTTNHLTSNIMISLATFLSTFFAASLITKPINIATTEITKLKEYNFSDRTELKTNDTIETLVNEFNEAKEILKKDFLFLRGGTDDLTKFVEQFTEISQTMGVFSSSISSVVTEVALSASHQAEETGEAVYKLDEYVARLSKIVDEETESKNQLEEAGRGLQKSFHEIKQTTELINDVKTKFSEVNNHGMDLSVQANKIMDISSTVESIADQTNLLALNAAIEAARAGEAGRGFTVVAEEIRKLAEHSKSAVGEINNNLMHFIQQIGNLVHKIQSQYDQLEMSTEKLDQVTINNQNSTDKVLDTSNVIVKLIDALSSETDNLNSVIENIHSLASIAEENSAASQEMSANVTQYAEKVTDLSSSIALFETLITNFKNQLKKYKI
- a CDS encoding glutaredoxin family protein; translation: MAKEVIVYTSNTUPHCFTVKEFLSENNVEFTEKNIQTDAAARKELMKKGIMAVPVIQIDEEVVVGFDRDKIEELLG
- a CDS encoding DUF1858 domain-containing protein translates to MTITRDMLIGDLLRMKPEAASILMGFGMGCLGCPSSQMESLEQAAAVHGINIEQLLEKLNA